The Thermodesulfobacteriota bacterium genomic interval ATGCCTGAAATATACGACGCCGCGGAGCTCGAGGCCGCGAGGCTTTCGGCCTACGCCGTAAAGAGCAAGAACTCGCGCGGCAGGCGCCACGCCGAGACGGAGCACGAATTCCGTACCGCATTCCAGCGCGACAGGGACCGTATCATCCACTGCAACGCCTTCCGGAGGCTCGAGTACAAGACCCAGGTCTTCGTCTACCACGAGGGAGACCACTACAGGACGCGGCTCACCCACACCATAGAGGTCGCCCAGATTTCCCGCACCATCGCCCGCGCACTCGGCCTTAACGAGGACCTCGCCGAGGCCATCGCCCTCGCCCACGACCTCGGCCACCCCCCCTTCGGCCACACCGGAGAGAAGGTCCTTAATAAGCTAATGGCCGGGCACGGCGGCTTCGAGCACAACGCCCACAGCCTCCGCATAGTCGAGGAGCTCGAAAAGCGCTACCCCCGCTTCCGGGGTCTTAACCTTACCTGGGAGGTCAGGGAGGGTATAGCAAAGCACAGCTCCGAGCACGACAGGCCCGGCATGTCAGAGGAGTACGAGAAGGAAAAGTCCCCCTCGCTCGAGGCCCAGATAGTGGACATGGCCGACGAGATCGCCTACAACAACCACGACATTGACGACGGACTCTCCTCGGGCATGCTCTCTGCCGGGGACCTCGAAGGGGTCTCGCTCTGGCAGGATACCTTCGACGAGGTAAGGGGTGAATTCCCCGAAGCCGACCCCAAGATACACAAGTACCAGACGGTGGTCCGCATAATAAACCGCCAGGCCACGGACCTGGTCGAGACGGTCCGCCGGACCGTCGTTGAAGAGGGGATCGGATCCCTCGACGCAGTAAGGGACAGGGCCAAG includes:
- a CDS encoding deoxyguanosinetriphosphate triphosphohydrolase; protein product: MPEIYDAAELEAARLSAYAVKSKNSRGRRHAETEHEFRTAFQRDRDRIIHCNAFRRLEYKTQVFVYHEGDHYRTRLTHTIEVAQISRTIARALGLNEDLAEAIALAHDLGHPPFGHTGEKVLNKLMAGHGGFEHNAHSLRIVEELEKRYPRFRGLNLTWEVREGIAKHSSEHDRPGMSEEYEKEKSPSLEAQIVDMADEIAYNNHDIDDGLSSGMLSAGDLEGVSLWQDTFDEVRGEFPEADPKIHKYQTVVRIINRQATDLVETVRRTVVEEGIGSLDAVRDRAKPVARFSLEMKEKNLELKRFLSKKLYKHYRVLRMADKAERILRDLFGVYAKKPDLLPPHFRSEVERVGKERLICDYTAGMTDRFALDEHKKLFDPNERV